From a single Bacillus gobiensis genomic region:
- a CDS encoding ABC transporter permease, translated as MTFRQFAFNNVTRNKRLYIAYFLSSMFTVMVFFTFAVFAFHPALSGDALNSDMGGKASFGLYVAAGIIYAFSFFFVLYSMSAFLQSRKKEFGVLMVQGMSMRQIRTMVFLENMLIGFFATIGGIALGLVFTKVILLAAENVLIIENKLNFYFPLMAILLTLASFIVLFLFISFFVSFVLRSRKLINLIKGDKKSKGEPKASIFLTILAVLLLASGYCLALMTKGVQVFNVMLPVVIVVILGTYLLFTQLSVFVIRRLKKKDTVFWRKTNMLLFSDLSFRMKDNARTFFMVAIISTVAFSAIGTLYGLHSLLTGSTKNFNAYTFSYTSQEDNTEEEKDVAFINETLNNKHIETEKMETILGYFDMNGQEQLIARQSDYNQFAELIGENKIELADGEAKVVDFEGYPYSNGKQLLNEPIPLESGLQVQPKEIIQSKALPNLKSYYVVTDEDYEQLKNPINVERIYAWQAESGNKQTVIEAGEILSKDLEPYQLKAKDYELYDINRQFGPVLFIGLFIGVVFFVSAGSFLYFRLYSDLDDDKQKFKAIAKMGLTENELKKVLNRQTAILFFAPISVALIHGAIALTALSHAFQYDLFKESAVVLGVFFAIQVIYFFVVRFFYSKQIQAEI; from the coding sequence ATGACCTTTCGTCAGTTCGCGTTTAATAACGTTACCCGCAATAAAAGGCTGTATATAGCGTACTTCCTTAGCAGCATGTTTACGGTGATGGTATTTTTTACTTTTGCAGTTTTTGCTTTTCATCCAGCATTAAGCGGTGATGCTCTGAATTCAGATATGGGCGGTAAAGCTTCCTTTGGACTTTATGTGGCGGCAGGTATCATTTACGCCTTTTCCTTTTTCTTCGTTTTATACTCGATGAGCGCCTTTCTTCAGTCTCGTAAGAAGGAGTTCGGGGTATTGATGGTTCAGGGAATGTCTATGCGCCAGATTCGAACGATGGTTTTTCTGGAAAACATGCTGATCGGATTTTTTGCGACCATCGGAGGAATTGCTCTCGGATTGGTATTTACCAAGGTGATATTACTGGCAGCGGAAAATGTGCTGATAATCGAAAACAAGCTGAATTTCTATTTTCCGCTGATGGCCATTCTTTTAACGCTTGCTTCCTTTATTGTTTTGTTTTTGTTCATTTCATTCTTTGTTTCCTTTGTGCTTCGCTCCAGAAAACTGATTAACCTAATAAAAGGTGACAAGAAATCGAAAGGGGAGCCAAAGGCGTCAATCTTTTTAACGATTCTGGCCGTTTTATTGCTTGCCTCCGGTTATTGTTTAGCTTTGATGACAAAGGGAGTTCAGGTGTTTAATGTCATGCTTCCGGTGGTTATCGTTGTGATTCTAGGGACGTATTTATTGTTTACTCAGTTAAGTGTATTTGTGATTCGAAGACTTAAGAAAAAGGATACCGTCTTCTGGCGTAAAACAAATATGCTTTTGTTTTCTGATCTATCCTTTCGGATGAAGGATAATGCGCGGACGTTTTTTATGGTGGCTATTATTTCAACCGTCGCATTTAGTGCGATCGGGACTCTATACGGATTACATTCACTGCTCACCGGATCAACAAAGAACTTTAATGCCTATACTTTTTCGTACACCTCTCAGGAAGATAATACTGAGGAAGAGAAGGATGTAGCTTTTATTAATGAAACGTTAAATAACAAGCACATTGAGACAGAGAAGATGGAAACGATACTCGGGTACTTTGATATGAATGGACAGGAACAATTGATCGCAAGACAATCTGATTATAATCAATTTGCAGAGTTGATCGGGGAGAATAAAATTGAGCTGGCTGACGGAGAAGCAAAAGTTGTAGACTTTGAAGGATACCCATACAGCAATGGAAAACAATTGCTCAATGAACCAATCCCTCTTGAATCGGGACTGCAGGTTCAGCCAAAAGAAATCATCCAGTCAAAAGCTTTACCTAATTTGAAATCGTATTATGTTGTCACTGATGAAGATTATGAACAGTTGAAAAATCCGATAAATGTAGAAAGAATCTATGCCTGGCAGGCTGAATCAGGAAACAAGCAGACAGTGATTGAGGCGGGAGAGATTTTATCGAAAGACCTCGAGCCCTATCAACTCAAGGCTAAGGATTACGAATTGTATGATATCAATAGACAATTCGGTCCGGTCTTGTTTATTGGATTATTTATCGGCGTCGTCTTTTTCGTCTCTGCCGGAAGCTTCCTTTATTTCCGCCTTTATTCCGATTTAGACGATGATAAACAGAAGTTTAAAGCCATTGCCAAAATGGGATTGACCGAAAACGAACTGAAAAAAGTGCTGAACAGGCAAACTGCGATTCTTTTCTTCGCGCCAATTTCTGTCGCTCTTATCCATGGAGCCATTGCACTTACAGCCTTGTCCCATGCGTTTCAATATGATTTATTTAAAGAGTCTGCCGTGGTGCTTGGTGTCTTTTTCGCCATACAGGTGATCTACTTTTTCGTCGTCCGCTTCTTCTATTCGAAGCAGATTCAAGCAGAAATCTAA
- a CDS encoding ABC transporter ATP-binding protein, whose protein sequence is MLQVKQASKVYEGKIAYRALTDINLTIDKGEFVGIMGPSGSGKTTLLNMIATIDEPTTGEVLLDGRNPHLLKKDELAKFRRRELGFVFQDFNLLHTLTIEENIVLPLTLDGKNVSDMKQKAKDIAGKLGISEIMKKRIFEISGGQMQRAAVARAMIHSPKLLLADEPTGNLDSKSSKDVMEMLEAINRNEQTTMMLVTHDPQAASYCNRVVFIRDGKFYSEIHRGDNRQAFFQKIIDTLSLMGGNANDLSSVRV, encoded by the coding sequence ATGCTTCAAGTAAAACAAGCGAGTAAAGTTTATGAAGGGAAAATTGCTTACCGGGCATTGACGGATATCAATTTAACCATTGATAAAGGTGAATTTGTCGGAATTATGGGACCATCCGGCAGCGGGAAAACAACACTGTTGAATATGATCGCAACGATTGATGAACCGACAACGGGCGAAGTTTTACTCGACGGTCGTAATCCGCACCTGCTGAAAAAAGATGAATTGGCGAAATTCCGCCGCCGTGAGCTGGGCTTTGTGTTTCAAGATTTTAATTTGCTCCACACATTGACTATTGAAGAAAACATCGTTCTTCCTTTGACACTGGACGGAAAAAACGTTAGTGATATGAAACAAAAGGCAAAAGATATTGCCGGAAAACTTGGGATTTCAGAAATCATGAAAAAGCGTATTTTCGAGATTTCGGGTGGACAAATGCAGAGAGCAGCTGTGGCAAGAGCTATGATTCATTCGCCAAAGCTCTTGCTTGCCGATGAGCCGACAGGAAACCTTGATTCCAAGTCGTCTAAGGATGTCATGGAAATGCTAGAAGCAATCAATCGAAACGAGCAGACAACGATGATGCTTGTCACCCATGATCCTCAGGCAGCCAGCTATTGCAATCGGGTCGTCTTTATCCGCGACGGGAAGTTTTATTCGGAAATTCACCGCGGCGATAACCGCCAGGCTTTTTTCCAAAAAATTATCGATACACTTTCCTTGATGGGAGGGAATGCAAATGACCTTTCGTCAGTTCGCGTTTAA
- a CDS encoding sensor histidine kinase, with translation MKLFFKEHSLLIAVQTLQFFFILLIYWLDGYRNIRPALYAAFLGFFFLGCYLLYHYYSRRRYYQRLSQPLESLDDSFQKTDLSPAAEALDQLLHSQYKYYRQELKASERDRNEHLMFMDQWVHQMKTPLSVIELTAQNLDEPESSNIREETERMKIGLHTILYMARLRTIEKDFHVKPVHLSKIVHEVNSDNKRFYIRSQVYPKLQEQKENMTVETDEKWLFFILSQFVNNAVKYSKGISNNIVIILYEKDEEAVLEVADFGVGIPDMDRKRVFDPFFTGENGRKFRESTGMGLYVGKSAADHLGHRIELETEEGKGTTIRIIFTSTQNLTSM, from the coding sequence ATGAAGCTTTTTTTCAAAGAGCATTCGCTATTAATTGCCGTTCAGACGCTGCAATTTTTCTTCATTTTGTTGATCTACTGGCTTGACGGGTACAGGAACATCAGGCCAGCGCTTTATGCCGCTTTCCTCGGATTTTTCTTTCTCGGATGCTACCTTCTCTATCACTATTATAGCCGCCGCAGGTACTATCAGCGTCTTAGCCAGCCATTGGAGTCGCTTGACGATTCTTTTCAAAAAACGGATCTGTCGCCTGCAGCAGAAGCGCTGGACCAGTTATTGCATAGCCAGTACAAATACTATCGCCAGGAATTAAAAGCGTCAGAACGCGATCGAAATGAGCATCTGATGTTTATGGATCAGTGGGTGCACCAAATGAAAACACCGCTGTCCGTTATTGAACTGACGGCGCAAAACCTGGATGAGCCGGAATCTTCCAATATACGTGAAGAAACGGAGCGAATGAAGATAGGTTTACATACGATTCTGTATATGGCTCGGCTTCGTACAATCGAGAAGGATTTTCACGTCAAACCGGTCCATTTATCGAAAATAGTTCATGAAGTAAACAGTGACAATAAGCGCTTCTACATCCGCAGCCAGGTATATCCGAAATTGCAGGAGCAAAAGGAAAACATGACAGTGGAAACCGATGAGAAATGGTTGTTTTTTATCCTGTCTCAGTTCGTGAACAATGCGGTGAAATATTCTAAGGGAATAAGCAATAACATCGTCATTATCCTTTATGAAAAAGATGAGGAAGCAGTACTGGAGGTGGCCGACTTTGGGGTCGGCATTCCTGATATGGATCGAAAACGAGTTTTTGACCCGTTTTTCACAGGGGAGAATGGCCGGAAATTCAGGGAATCAACGGGAATGGGCCTTTATGTAGGCAAGTCAGCTGCGGATCATCTAGGTCACCGAATCGAGCTGGAAACGGAGGAGGGTAAAGGTACGACGATCCGAATCATTTTCACGTCAACACAAAACCTTACATCCATGTAA
- a CDS encoding response regulator transcription factor encodes MQKIMIVEDDPKIAELLHSYIMKYGYHVILVTEFDHVMDEFRKNKPDLVLLDINLPSFDGYSWCRQIRTESICPVLFISARTGEMDQVMALENGGDDFITKPFHSEIVMAKIRSHLRRAYGEYAHKTEERVLERDGLQLFPERLELKFGTNMASLTKKESDIIESLIERYPRVSGREDLLEKLWDDLAYVDENTLNVNITRVRKKFQELGIENAVETVRGAGYRLNVSWAKAGEE; translated from the coding sequence ATGCAAAAAATTATGATCGTAGAAGATGATCCGAAAATCGCGGAATTGCTGCATTCGTACATTATGAAATACGGGTATCACGTCATTTTAGTCACTGAATTTGACCATGTGATGGATGAGTTCAGGAAAAACAAGCCCGATTTGGTTCTTCTCGATATCAATCTGCCAAGCTTTGACGGATATTCTTGGTGCCGGCAAATTCGTACAGAATCGATTTGTCCTGTTCTTTTTATTTCGGCACGTACAGGGGAAATGGATCAGGTGATGGCTTTGGAAAACGGCGGGGATGATTTTATTACGAAGCCGTTCCACTCTGAAATTGTCATGGCGAAAATTCGAAGCCATCTGCGCCGGGCTTATGGAGAATATGCGCATAAGACTGAGGAGCGGGTGCTGGAAAGGGACGGGCTTCAGCTTTTCCCTGAGAGGCTGGAATTAAAATTCGGAACAAATATGGCTTCTTTGACAAAAAAAGAATCGGACATAATTGAAAGTTTAATAGAGCGGTACCCGAGAGTTTCCGGACGAGAAGATTTACTTGAAAAGCTATGGGACGATCTCGCGTATGTAGATGAAAATACACTTAATGTGAACATTACACGCGTCAGGAAGAAATTTCAGGAGCTCGGTATAGAAAACGCGGTAGAAACTGTGCGGGGCGCAGGATACCGCTTGAACGTATCTTGGGCAAAGGCGGGAGAGGAATGA
- a CDS encoding protein phosphatase 2C domain-containing protein: MIRFEKCSIKGSRELNEDVLVVNEQDQIFAVIDGATSVTPYKNRNEETGGFIAANLLGSFLQDVDKTSSLENQVLLANDSLHELMVESGIDTNKKTDLWSAAFVVVRIKETTLEYVQTGDCMLFARYSDGQIRTITHDQVSRFDSKSLKKSLDGKRLGYHDPNELFQYLLPTIRENRNMANTFDGYSVLNGDPRLADFLEKGTINLSGVERIYMISDGLFYPSTSIEEKTDWNAIVSTIDHFGISNYANKVIQMEESDPQCDKYPRLKTSDDKTGIVIDLSQKREFAKSETVQHATAKDV; the protein is encoded by the coding sequence ATGATTCGTTTCGAGAAATGCTCTATAAAAGGATCTCGAGAATTAAATGAGGATGTGCTTGTTGTAAACGAACAGGATCAAATTTTTGCTGTGATTGATGGGGCGACATCTGTAACCCCTTATAAAAATCGTAATGAAGAAACTGGCGGCTTTATTGCAGCGAATTTATTAGGGTCATTTTTACAGGATGTTGATAAAACCAGCAGTCTTGAAAATCAAGTGCTTCTGGCAAATGACTCATTACACGAATTGATGGTTGAAAGTGGTATCGATACGAATAAAAAAACGGATTTGTGGAGTGCAGCTTTTGTTGTTGTACGTATTAAGGAAACAACGCTTGAATATGTTCAGACAGGCGATTGTATGTTATTTGCCAGATATTCAGACGGGCAGATACGAACAATTACTCACGATCAAGTAAGCAGGTTTGATTCGAAATCTTTAAAAAAATCACTCGATGGAAAGCGGTTAGGCTATCACGATCCGAATGAATTATTTCAATACTTACTCCCAACAATCAGAGAAAATCGGAATATGGCGAATACGTTTGATGGATATTCTGTATTAAATGGAGACCCGAGGCTGGCCGACTTCTTGGAAAAAGGAACGATAAACCTATCCGGTGTGGAGAGGATTTACATGATATCTGATGGATTGTTTTATCCTTCAACGTCAATCGAGGAAAAAACAGACTGGAATGCTATCGTATCAACAATTGATCATTTCGGAATATCAAATTATGCAAACAAAGTGATTCAAATGGAAGAATCTGATCCTCAGTGTGATAAGTATCCCAGATTGAAAACATCTGATGATAAAACTGGAATCGTCATTGACCTAAGCCAGAAAAGAGAATTTGCAAAATCGGAAACTGTTCAGCATGCAACAGCTAAAGATGTATAA
- a CDS encoding aminoglycoside phosphotransferase family protein — MPNEEILTGGNVSKVCRVGNTVRRKMKSNSTKIHKLLIHLSDKEFDYAPKFLGIDEKGREILSFFEGEAGNYPLKSYMWSNDVLSQIAKMQRRYHDSVSDFPIDDDWEWLDNTPKKAEVLCHNDFAIYNIIFHNKTPVGIIDFDVAGPGPKLWDVAYTLYTCVPLSRFYLSEKGEKIHYDPLLHAKLREERVKLFFESYGEKVPTEIIDFVLLRLEGLCKTMTRKANEGDTAFQNMISEGHYDHYQKDIKFIRNHAHEWNLK; from the coding sequence ATGCCAAACGAAGAGATATTAACCGGTGGAAATGTCTCTAAAGTATGTCGTGTTGGAAATACCGTTAGACGGAAAATGAAGTCAAACAGCACTAAAATTCATAAATTACTAATCCACTTATCAGATAAAGAATTTGATTATGCTCCAAAGTTTTTAGGCATCGATGAGAAGGGCAGAGAAATATTATCTTTTTTCGAAGGGGAAGCGGGAAATTATCCATTAAAGAGCTATATGTGGTCAAATGACGTTTTAAGTCAAATTGCCAAAATGCAACGTCGTTATCATGATTCCGTCAGTGATTTTCCAATAGATGATGATTGGGAATGGTTAGACAACACTCCTAAAAAGGCAGAGGTGTTGTGCCACAATGACTTTGCTATCTATAACATTATTTTTCATAATAAGACGCCTGTAGGAATTATTGATTTTGATGTTGCCGGACCTGGCCCTAAGCTTTGGGACGTGGCGTATACTCTCTATACTTGTGTGCCTTTAAGCAGATTTTATCTTTCTGAAAAAGGTGAGAAAATTCATTATGATCCTTTATTGCATGCAAAGCTTCGAGAAGAGAGAGTTAAATTATTTTTTGAATCCTATGGGGAGAAGGTACCGACTGAAATTATTGACTTCGTATTATTACGATTAGAAGGCCTATGCAAGACGATGACCAGAAAAGCGAATGAAGGCGATACTGCTTTTCAAAATATGATCAGTGAAGGTCATTACGATCATTATCAAAAAGATATTAAATTTATACGTAATCATGCCCATGAGTGGAATTTAAAATAG
- a CDS encoding alpha/beta fold hydrolase yields MEKVISKDGTTIAFDRLGEGPAIILVGGALSYRSHGKQVQLVELLAKHFTVINYDRRGRGDSSDTLPYAVDREIEDIEALIDEAGGSAFVYGMSSGAILALDVTNKLTNKIKKLVVFEPPLVPDNSRPPLPEDYVEQINEAIAAGNPSEAVDIFLTQAVLIPPEYLPALKEDPMWKDFNAVAHTLAYDGIIAKDVMAGKPLPPNKWSSATSPTLVISGGNSEKFFHDSAKAIINNLTDAKYHVLQGQGHDVAPEAIAPVLVEFLNGTGQSFVAATNKKS; encoded by the coding sequence ATGGAAAAAGTAATTTCAAAAGACGGTACCACTATTGCTTTCGATCGACTGGGTGAAGGGCCGGCGATCATATTGGTAGGCGGTGCGTTAAGCTACCGATCGCACGGGAAACAGGTGCAGCTAGTCGAGCTCTTGGCGAAGCACTTCACGGTAATTAACTATGACCGTCGGGGGCGGGGGGATAGCAGTGACACGTTGCCGTATGCGGTAGATCGTGAAATTGAAGATATCGAGGCATTGATAGATGAAGCAGGTGGATCTGCATTTGTGTACGGTATGTCCTCAGGTGCAATCCTTGCCCTTGATGTCACTAACAAGCTTACCAATAAAATCAAGAAGCTTGTGGTGTTTGAGCCGCCGCTTGTCCCCGACAACAGTCGTCCTCCATTGCCTGAGGATTACGTAGAACAGATCAACGAGGCTATAGCGGCTGGTAACCCCAGTGAAGCGGTCGATATCTTTTTGACGCAGGCAGTGCTCATTCCTCCTGAATACCTGCCAGCTTTGAAGGAAGACCCGATGTGGAAAGACTTTAATGCTGTGGCACACACACTGGCCTATGACGGTATTATCGCGAAAGATGTGATGGCGGGCAAACCGTTACCACCCAACAAGTGGTCATCAGCAACCTCCCCCACACTAGTGATAAGCGGCGGGAACAGCGAAAAGTTTTTCCATGACTCTGCAAAAGCGATCATCAATAACCTAACCGATGCGAAGTATCATGTTTTGCAAGGCCAGGGCCACGACGTTGCCCCGGAAGCCATCGCTCCCGTGTTAGTAGAGTTCTTAAACGGCACCGGTCAGAGCTTTGTCGCGGCGACAAACAAAAAAAGTTAA
- a CDS encoding MarR family winged helix-turn-helix transcriptional regulator, giving the protein MKLRQLERHPRTFGEGGPLTPSEIHTIDAIGCEGGILMSELAARLSITKGAVTQIFRRLESKGLVKRSPHANDSRAVIISLTEKGKNAFRVHEELHLNFYKELSAQLDEKEIQIFEKCIQKLNEFLEK; this is encoded by the coding sequence ATGAAGCTGCGACAACTCGAACGCCATCCTCGTACTTTCGGGGAAGGTGGACCACTGACGCCCAGCGAAATTCACACGATCGACGCAATTGGTTGCGAAGGCGGTATCCTTATGAGCGAGCTTGCTGCCCGTCTCAGTATTACGAAAGGTGCTGTTACGCAGATTTTCCGTCGTCTAGAATCCAAAGGTCTCGTTAAACGTTCCCCTCACGCAAATGATTCTAGGGCTGTAATCATCTCACTGACTGAAAAAGGAAAAAACGCTTTCCGTGTCCACGAAGAATTACATCTGAATTTTTACAAAGAACTTAGCGCTCAACTAGACGAAAAGGAGATCCAAATTTTCGAAAAATGCATTCAAAAGCTAAATGAGTTTTTGGAGAAATAA
- a CDS encoding MBL fold metallo-hydrolase, with amino-acid sequence MDHTGGLMEAVKSAREKPINVYAHPELFKEGYLVREGHKYIGVPFSKVALESNGANFKFNTEFSEIAPDVFLTGEVPRVTNFETGDTDIVLKTKDGYVQDPVTDDQSIIMKTEKGLFVILGCSHAGIINILNYAVQKTGENRIHTVIGGTHLSPVGEEQKDKSIQALKEMNLQYLGVSHCTGLQVANQLAHEFGDRFFYCNVGTVVEV; translated from the coding sequence ATCGACCACACAGGGGGTTTAATGGAAGCTGTAAAATCAGCCAGGGAAAAACCGATTAATGTCTATGCACATCCAGAGTTGTTCAAAGAGGGATATCTTGTACGCGAAGGCCACAAATACATCGGAGTTCCTTTTTCAAAAGTTGCACTTGAAAGCAACGGGGCAAACTTTAAGTTCAACACAGAATTCAGCGAAATTGCGCCAGATGTTTTCCTAACGGGAGAGGTTCCCAGGGTTACGAATTTTGAGACCGGCGATACCGATATCGTTTTGAAGACAAAAGACGGGTATGTCCAAGATCCAGTCACGGATGACCAGTCCATTATTATGAAAACCGAAAAAGGCTTGTTTGTGATTCTCGGATGTTCCCATGCAGGGATCATCAATATACTTAATTACGCTGTTCAAAAGACAGGTGAAAACCGCATTCATACTGTCATCGGCGGTACCCATTTATCACCCGTTGGCGAAGAGCAGAAAGATAAAAGTATTCAGGCATTAAAAGAGATGAATTTGCAATACTTAGGCGTTTCACATTGTACAGGACTTCAGGTCGCTAATCAGTTGGCGCATGAATTTGGGGATAGATTCTTTTATTGTAATGTGGGGACTGTTGTAGAAGTGTGA
- a CDS encoding glycerophosphodiester phosphodiesterase, with protein MRQTKIYGHRGSMGITPENTLLSFRHALDSGVDGIELDVQLTKDGEVVVIHDETIDRTTDGTGYVKEYTLNEIQQFSAGIKFSHFELFDRNVWEKERIPTLAEVLELIAPYQIELNIELKTNIFAYEGIEEKVLAIVNQFDYADKIIYSSFHLPSILRLKKLEPSAKIAWLVLYELSRPSEYVESLELEGLHLHKDLLLQGDVQSADDFSIRVWTANDEKEIEQLLSTNHVEAIMTDFPKEAISLRHAIKV; from the coding sequence ATGAGACAAACGAAAATATATGGCCATCGCGGTAGCATGGGAATTACTCCGGAAAACACGTTATTAAGCTTTCGTCATGCTTTGGATTCAGGCGTTGATGGGATCGAGCTTGACGTGCAGCTGACAAAAGACGGAGAAGTCGTTGTGATTCACGATGAAACAATTGATCGAACGACAGACGGTACAGGATATGTGAAAGAGTACACGCTAAATGAAATACAGCAATTTAGTGCAGGCATAAAATTCTCACATTTCGAACTGTTTGATAGAAATGTTTGGGAGAAAGAGCGGATTCCGACGCTGGCAGAAGTGTTGGAATTGATTGCTCCTTATCAGATTGAGTTAAATATCGAATTAAAAACCAATATTTTTGCTTATGAAGGCATCGAAGAAAAAGTATTAGCCATTGTGAATCAGTTTGATTATGCCGATAAAATTATTTACTCATCCTTTCATCTGCCTTCCATCCTAAGATTAAAAAAGCTTGAACCAAGTGCAAAAATCGCATGGCTAGTCCTATATGAACTGAGCCGCCCTTCTGAATACGTTGAAAGCCTGGAATTAGAGGGATTACACCTCCACAAAGATTTATTGCTGCAGGGTGATGTTCAAAGTGCCGATGATTTTAGCATCCGTGTGTGGACGGCCAATGATGAAAAGGAAATAGAACAATTATTAAGCACGAATCACGTTGAAGCGATTATGACGGACTTTCCGAAGGAAGCCATTTCGTTAAGACATGCTATCAAAGTGTAA
- a CDS encoding flavin-containing monooxygenase — protein sequence MSVEALNEQVKTDLSYIAYGGPDWVRKHRSSEGHVYDAVIIGGGQCGLGAAFGLLRERVSNILVIDENPEGLEGPWETYARMVTLRTPKHLTSIDLGVPSLTFRSWWEAQFGPQGWEEVDKIPRGDWMNYLRWYRKVLNLPVMNEVKLKQIEPTEERIYRLHIEGAGAPSDTLLARKVILATGIQGGGEWHVPQMISEKLPSHLYSHTSKLIDFEGLQGKKIAILGGGASAFDNANFALTEGVAEAHVFVRRKKLPQINPIRQMEVSGMIERFHALSDEDKYAVISHFFKQNQPPTNDTFERAASWPGFQLHLGAPWLDVEATSEGAVVTTPQGKFTFDFLIISTGLLTDPALRPELQSVESHIARWGDIYKAPEEAANPVLDAHPYLSPGFALTSRDEKGKRLLHGLFAFNYSALISCGLSASALSGMRHAIPKLASAVADQLFLDDREDILKNFFEYDEVEFVGEWPRKE from the coding sequence ATGAGTGTAGAGGCTTTAAACGAACAAGTGAAAACAGATCTTTCCTATATTGCCTATGGGGGACCAGACTGGGTGCGCAAGCATAGGTCTTCGGAAGGACATGTTTACGATGCAGTGATTATCGGCGGCGGCCAATGCGGCTTAGGAGCTGCCTTCGGGCTGTTGCGCGAGCGGGTATCCAATATCCTCGTCATCGACGAAAACCCGGAAGGATTAGAAGGTCCGTGGGAAACCTATGCCCGTATGGTGACGCTGCGAACGCCCAAGCATTTGACCTCCATTGACCTCGGGGTACCTTCTCTGACCTTCCGCTCCTGGTGGGAAGCGCAATTCGGCCCGCAAGGATGGGAAGAAGTCGATAAGATTCCACGAGGCGACTGGATGAACTATTTGCGCTGGTATCGGAAGGTTCTCAATCTGCCTGTCATGAATGAGGTAAAGCTTAAGCAGATCGAGCCAACTGAAGAACGGATCTACCGCCTTCATATCGAAGGAGCGGGAGCACCATCAGACACCTTACTGGCACGCAAAGTCATTCTGGCCACCGGCATACAGGGCGGAGGAGAATGGCATGTACCGCAGATGATTTCTGAAAAATTACCGAGTCATCTCTATTCTCACACTTCTAAGCTTATTGATTTTGAAGGGCTTCAAGGCAAGAAGATTGCTATTTTAGGCGGCGGAGCCTCTGCTTTTGATAATGCCAATTTTGCACTAACAGAAGGTGTGGCTGAGGCCCATGTCTTTGTCCGCCGCAAGAAGCTGCCTCAAATCAATCCGATCCGCCAGATGGAGGTTTCCGGCATGATCGAACGCTTCCACGCCTTGTCAGACGAAGATAAATATGCGGTGATCTCCCATTTCTTTAAGCAAAATCAGCCGCCAACCAATGATACATTTGAACGCGCCGCCTCATGGCCAGGATTTCAGCTGCACTTAGGCGCTCCATGGCTTGATGTCGAAGCGACAAGCGAGGGGGCAGTAGTGACAACGCCTCAGGGCAAATTCACTTTCGACTTCCTGATCATCAGTACCGGCCTTCTCACCGATCCAGCTTTGCGTCCGGAGCTGCAGTCTGTAGAAAGCCATATCGCCCGCTGGGGAGACATCTATAAGGCTCCGGAAGAGGCGGCGAATCCAGTGCTTGACGCGCACCCTTACCTCAGCCCCGGCTTTGCGCTCACCAGCCGTGATGAAAAAGGAAAAAGGCTCCTGCATGGGTTGTTTGCCTTTAACTACTCAGCTTTAATCAGCTGCGGTCTTTCAGCCTCTGCACTATCAGGTATGAGACACGCTATTCCGAAGCTTGCGTCTGCGGTGGCGGATCAGCTTTTCCTTGATGATCGCGAAGACATTCTGAAAAACTTCTTCGAATATGATGAGGTTGAATTTGTCGGGGAGTGGCCGAGAAAAGAGTAA
- a CDS encoding YdeI/OmpD-associated family protein — protein MFSLEDFAKQLQYVIEKLVISDKGYLFFAYPKKNNRQYKEYIDRDSFYEAIPMDEEGFVYESRLKFSRMVSLNEVFTVVGLKSDPKKANKAGTQKSQCVDDYIKNVEDIKQYLSKNEDVLKRYNELTFGYQKDWARYVYSAKRKETQEKRLLEMETIVGEGYKSIDLYRRNRK, from the coding sequence GTGTTTAGCTTGGAGGATTTTGCGAAACAGCTTCAGTACGTGATCGAAAAACTAGTCATAAGCGATAAAGGCTATTTATTCTTTGCGTATCCCAAGAAGAACAACCGGCAATACAAAGAGTATATCGACCGTGACAGCTTCTATGAGGCAATCCCTATGGATGAGGAAGGGTTCGTTTACGAAAGCCGCTTAAAGTTTTCAAGAATGGTCAGTTTAAACGAAGTGTTTACAGTAGTTGGCCTCAAGTCAGATCCGAAGAAAGCGAATAAGGCCGGCACACAAAAAAGTCAATGTGTTGATGACTATATTAAGAACGTTGAAGATATAAAGCAATATTTGAGCAAGAATGAAGATGTATTGAAAAGATACAATGAATTAACCTTTGGCTATCAAAAGGATTGGGCGCGATACGTTTATAGCGCCAAAAGAAAAGAAACACAAGAAAAACGATTGCTGGAGATGGAAACAATCGTAGGAGAAGGCTATAAATCGATTGATTTGTATCGTAGAAACAGGAAATGA